In Flammeovirgaceae bacterium, the sequence TATCGCAAACGGTAATAACATAGTCGAAATCCATGTGGGCGTATTCGCTGACATTGTTGGAAGTGTGATGCGAAATATCAATTCCATCTTCTTTCATAATGGCCACAGCCCGCGGATTTACGCCATGTGCTTCAATACCTGCACTGAAAATATCGGCTTTTCCTTTAGCAAAATGCCGAAGGTAACCTTCGGCAATCTGGCTTCGGCACGAGTTGCCGGTGCACAAAACAAGAATTTTTTTCTTTTGCTGACCG encodes:
- a CDS encoding arsenate reductase ArsC; this translates as MAGQQKKKILVLCTGNSCRSQIAEGYLRHFAKGKADIFSAGIEAHGVNPRAVAIMKEDGIDISHHTSNNVSEYAHMDFDYVITVCDNALENCPYFPAKVKTVHHNFPDPAKATGSETEIMNQFRQVRQQIKTFSKSFIESVVND